A genomic segment from Candidatus Hinthialibacter antarcticus encodes:
- a CDS encoding DUF502 domain-containing protein, which yields MIRRLRNYFFTGLLVIVPIGITIWIVLGIFQFMDNWFRNLVISQDWWQNYVGEKIPYEHGFGFVLTIIIICMVGFFASLYIGKKVLYLVDYFFAQIPGVSTIYSGLKQISESIGGRRSKIFERVLLVEYPRRGIYALGFVTGEDEGVFTDIIGADSLYVFLPTTPNPTSGFFLLIPKEEAIELKITVEEAMKMIISSGMVAPKVVKPISQKALEQSKIYQSAAHETKTDKK from the coding sequence TTTTTCACTGGCTTACTGGTCATCGTTCCAATCGGCATCACGATATGGATCGTTCTCGGCATTTTTCAATTTATGGACAACTGGTTTCGCAACCTGGTCATTTCACAAGACTGGTGGCAGAACTACGTCGGCGAGAAGATTCCCTATGAACACGGCTTTGGCTTTGTGTTGACCATTATCATCATTTGCATGGTGGGGTTTTTCGCCTCGCTTTACATCGGCAAAAAAGTCCTATACCTGGTCGATTATTTTTTCGCGCAAATCCCCGGCGTCTCGACCATCTACAGCGGCCTCAAGCAAATCAGCGAATCAATCGGCGGACGCCGCAGCAAAATTTTTGAGCGCGTCTTGTTGGTCGAATATCCCCGCCGAGGCATCTACGCGCTCGGCTTCGTCACGGGAGAAGACGAGGGCGTCTTCACGGATATCATCGGCGCCGATTCGCTCTATGTATTTTTGCCGACGACTCCCAACCCGACTTCGGGCTTCTTTTTGCTGATTCCAAAAGAAGAAGCCATCGAACTGAAAATCACCGTCGAAGAAGCCATGAAAATGATTATCTCCAGCGGCATGGTGGCGCCGAAAGTCGTCAAACCCATTTCGCAAAAAGCGCTTGAGCAATCAAAAATCTATCAGTCCGCCGCGCACGAAACAAAAACCGACAAAAAATAG